The following proteins are encoded in a genomic region of Drosophila willistoni isolate 14030-0811.24 chromosome 2L unlocalized genomic scaffold, UCI_dwil_1.1 Seg196, whole genome shotgun sequence:
- the LOC6640163 gene encoding protein goliath isoform X2 codes for MIISLVWLIFYYIQRFRYMQAKDQQSRNLCSVTKKAIMKIPTKTGKMSDEKDLDSDCCAICIEAYKPSDIIRILPCKHEFHKNCIDPWLIEHRTCPMCKLDVLKFYGYVFLGSEESILEYEPERVVVPANANAASNVILAPTNGGTSTVGAAAAGPSRPSALAELIRSRDFVIDFPRVFVLDSGSVVGAREILFPTRLPERSQSSLSLRQARDWMCLMSNKLEEQQGLRRLRKDEMQQQLLSARDSARHRRSRSADGRYSTGCFGGRQRQASIQGQDEKQVPREATTATQQFQEVNQLRRSSSSHALQQLTDASYAQSRQRQTETFDFARTRRRFMRRESDEISLRALPRRAGRSRFGAAGMAPETVNPGDRDHITIQVNGEGVDLNE; via the exons ATGATCATTTCTTTGGTTTGGCTTATTTTCTACTATATACAAAGATTCCGCTATATGCAGGCCAAGGACCAACAATCG cGCAATCTCTGCTCTGTTACGAAAAAGGCTATAATGAAAATACCAACGAAAACGGGTAAAATGAGTGACGAGAAAGACTTGGACAGCGACTGCTGTGCCATTTGTATTGAAGCCTATAAACCATCTGATATCATAAGAATTTTGCCCTGCAA GCATGAATTTCACAAGAACTGCATCGATCCGTGGCTTATTGAGCATCGCACTTGTCCAATGTGTAAATTGGATGTGCTGAAATTCTATGGCTATGTG TTTCTGGGTAGCGAGGAAAGTATTTTGGAGTATGAACCAGAACGTGTTGTAGTGccagcaaatgcaaatgcgGCCTCGAATGTTATACTGGCGCCCACAAATGGAGGCACCTCCACTGTTGGTGCTGCGGCTGCTGGACCATCACGCCCCAGCGCCTTAGCGGAATTGATTCGCAGTCGGGATTTCGTAATAGATTTTCCACGCGTTTTTGTTCTCGACAGCGGCAGTGTGGTAGGCGCTAGGGAAATTCTATTTCCCACTCGTCTACCAGAGCGATCGCAGAGTTCTTTGTCATTGCGACAAGCCAGGGATTGGATGTGCCTGATGAGTAATAAGCTAGAGGAACAACAGGGACTAAGACGTTTACGCAAAGACGAAATGCAACAG CAACTCCTAAGTGCTCGTGACTCGGCGCGTCATCGTCGTTCACGTTCGGCAGATGGTCGTTATAGCACTGGATGTTTTGGTGGACGTCAACGTCAGGCATCTATACAGGGACAGGATGAGAAGCAGGTGCCACGCGAGGCAACAACCGCAACCCAACAATTTCAAGAGGTTAATCAATTGCGTCGCTCCAGTTCTTCGCATGCCTTGCAGCAATTAACAGATGCCTCCTATGCCCAATCGCGTCAAAGGCAAACAGAGACTTTTGATTTTGCTCGGACCCGACGTCGTTTCATGCGACGAGAAAGCGATGAGATATCCTTGCGTGCCCTGCCCAGAAGAGCGGGTCGCAGCCGCTTTGGAGCTGCTGGAATGGCTCCTGAGACTGTCAATCCCGGAGATAGGGATCACATTACCATTCAAGTAAACGGCGAGGGTGTTGATCTCAATGAATGA
- the LOC6640163 gene encoding protein goliath isoform X1, protein MYFREQLLLACIVLLLGGLPHLTSTTTTTTLVAAMSIANQDLERFFRPANATHTFASIDDRMASDIYNYAFLNWSYVDHDNILQTVDFPQEQARYGEGRVLNVTGRLVHISTADDIADDYACTPFIHGTMGSSLPEKGVTWIALVRRGRCTFEDKVKHVYQHNAVGVIIYNDKQVMQLEKMQIKVKTRNIAAVITYQNIGQELANSVDKGYNVTLWITEGRRGVRTVSSLNRTSVLFVSISFIVLMIISLVWLIFYYIQRFRYMQAKDQQSRNLCSVTKKAIMKIPTKTGKMSDEKDLDSDCCAICIEAYKPSDIIRILPCKHEFHKNCIDPWLIEHRTCPMCKLDVLKFYGYVFLGSEESILEYEPERVVVPANANAASNVILAPTNGGTSTVGAAAAGPSRPSALAELIRSRDFVIDFPRVFVLDSGSVVGAREILFPTRLPERSQSSLSLRQARDWMCLMSNKLEEQQGLRRLRKDEMQQQLLSARDSARHRRSRSADGRYSTGCFGGRQRQASIQGQDEKQVPREATTATQQFQEVNQLRRSSSSHALQQLTDASYAQSRQRQTETFDFARTRRRFMRRESDEISLRALPRRAGRSRFGAAGMAPETVNPGDRDHITIQVNGEGVDLNE, encoded by the exons ATGTACTTCCGGGAACAGCTTTTGTTAGCCTGCATTGTGTTGTTATTGGGTGGCTTGCCCCATTTAACATCCACCACTACCACAACCACTTTGGTAGCAGCCATGTCGATTGCCAATCAGGATTTGGAGCGTTTCTTTCGGCCGGCTAATGCCACCCACACATTTGCCAGCATTGATGATCGCATGGCCTCGGATATCTACAACTATGCCTTCCTCAATTGGTCGTATGTGGATCATGATAATATATTACAGACCGTGGATTTCCCACAGGAGCAAGCACGTTACGGTGAGGGCCGTGTCCTGAATGTAACCGGACGATTGGTGCACATTAGCACGGCGGATGATATTGCCGATGATTATGCCTGCACTCCGTTTATACACGGCACAATGGGCTCATCGTTGCCAGAGAAGGGTGTGACCTGGATTGCGCTGGTACGCCGTGGTCGCTGCACTTTCGAGGATAAGGTTAAACATGTCTATCAGCACAATGCCGTCGGTGTTATTATCTACAATGACAAGCAGGTGATGCAGCTGGAGAAGATGCAAATTAAGGTGAAAACAC GCAACATTGCAGCAGTGATAACATATCAGAATATTGGACAGGAATTGGCCAATTCGGTGGACAAAGGATATAATGTTACCCTTTGGATAACCGAAGGACGTCGCGGCGTCAGAACTGTTAGCAGTTTAAATCG AACTTCTGTGTTATTTGTATCGATCTCATTCATTGTTCTGATGATCATTTCTTTGGTTTGGCTTATTTTCTACTATATACAAAGATTCCGCTATATGCAGGCCAAGGACCAACAATCG cGCAATCTCTGCTCTGTTACGAAAAAGGCTATAATGAAAATACCAACGAAAACGGGTAAAATGAGTGACGAGAAAGACTTGGACAGCGACTGCTGTGCCATTTGTATTGAAGCCTATAAACCATCTGATATCATAAGAATTTTGCCCTGCAA GCATGAATTTCACAAGAACTGCATCGATCCGTGGCTTATTGAGCATCGCACTTGTCCAATGTGTAAATTGGATGTGCTGAAATTCTATGGCTATGTG TTTCTGGGTAGCGAGGAAAGTATTTTGGAGTATGAACCAGAACGTGTTGTAGTGccagcaaatgcaaatgcgGCCTCGAATGTTATACTGGCGCCCACAAATGGAGGCACCTCCACTGTTGGTGCTGCGGCTGCTGGACCATCACGCCCCAGCGCCTTAGCGGAATTGATTCGCAGTCGGGATTTCGTAATAGATTTTCCACGCGTTTTTGTTCTCGACAGCGGCAGTGTGGTAGGCGCTAGGGAAATTCTATTTCCCACTCGTCTACCAGAGCGATCGCAGAGTTCTTTGTCATTGCGACAAGCCAGGGATTGGATGTGCCTGATGAGTAATAAGCTAGAGGAACAACAGGGACTAAGACGTTTACGCAAAGACGAAATGCAACAG CAACTCCTAAGTGCTCGTGACTCGGCGCGTCATCGTCGTTCACGTTCGGCAGATGGTCGTTATAGCACTGGATGTTTTGGTGGACGTCAACGTCAGGCATCTATACAGGGACAGGATGAGAAGCAGGTGCCACGCGAGGCAACAACCGCAACCCAACAATTTCAAGAGGTTAATCAATTGCGTCGCTCCAGTTCTTCGCATGCCTTGCAGCAATTAACAGATGCCTCCTATGCCCAATCGCGTCAAAGGCAAACAGAGACTTTTGATTTTGCTCGGACCCGACGTCGTTTCATGCGACGAGAAAGCGATGAGATATCCTTGCGTGCCCTGCCCAGAAGAGCGGGTCGCAGCCGCTTTGGAGCTGCTGGAATGGCTCCTGAGACTGTCAATCCCGGAGATAGGGATCACATTACCATTCAAGTAAACGGCGAGGGTGTTGATCTCAATGAATGA